A section of the Humulus lupulus chromosome 2, drHumLupu1.1, whole genome shotgun sequence genome encodes:
- the LOC133819430 gene encoding pathogenesis-related protein STH-2-like, giving the protein MDNKLNQSMSTFKGSSFSLPIYNQASDNRILTAINTHTHKKKKIMGLTSFTQEMSCPIAPARMFKALIVDSNKLIPKLLPQFIASVDVIEGNGGPGTIEQVNFTEASQFKYVKHQLKELDCDNFLCKYSMIEGDPLGDKLESIDYEVKFEATSDGGCVCKMTSNYNTIGEIAVSEEKIKEGKENAVAIYKVVESYLLQNPEVYA; this is encoded by the exons ATGGATAACAAACTCAATCAATCTATGAGCACTTTCAAAGGGTCTTCTTTTTCATTACCTATATATAATCAAGCCTCTGATAATCGTATTCTCACTGCAATcaatacacacacacacaaaaaaaaaaaaatcatgggtCTCACAAGCTTTACACAAGAGATGTCATGCCCAATTGCACCGGCTCGCATGTTCAAGGCTTTGATCGTAGATTCGAACAAGTTGATACCAAAGCTCTTGCCCCAATTCATAGCAAGTGTGGATGTGATTGAAGGAAATGGAGGGCCTGGTACCATTGAACAAGTTAACTTCACTGAAG CTAGTCAATTCAAATATGTGAAGCACCAACTCAAAGAACTGGACTGTGATAACTTTCTCTGCAAGTATTCTATGATTGAAGGAGATCCATTGGGTGACAAGCTTGAATCTATTGATTATGAAGTTAAGTTTGAGGCTACTTCTGATGGAGGTTGTGTGTGTAAGATGACAAGTAATTACAACACAATCGGAGAAATTGCGGTCAGTGAGGAGAAAATCAAAGAAGGCAAAGAAAATGCTGTGGCAATTTACAAAGTTGTGGAATCATACCTTCTGCAGAACCCTGAAGTGTATGCCTAG